One Planktothrix sp. FACHB-1365 genomic window carries:
- a CDS encoding sorbosone dehydrogenase family protein: MLNWRYFPILFLGLLIACQQNSDRNLITSPISNPESTAISATPEPPKPISTKPLSPQPIRIALENLPQPFHSNSASKPPQVIAIPDNPVLNVPPGFKVNIFAENLDNPRWLALTPKGNVLVTETKQNRIRLLKDTNQDGVADEITTFADGENGLNIPFGMAFSPNYFFLGNTNEVRRYAYNNQDQLTGTGEKIATLPGGGYNQHWTRNVVVSPDNKKLYVSIGSETNVSEENLPRASVQIMNLDGSNQQTFASGLRNPVGLDFHPQTTELYTTVNERDGLGDDLVPDYLTRIRPGEFYGWPYSYFTPNNLDPRHVENGQSIRPDLVQKTLKPDVLFQAHSAALGLQFYDGNTFPNQYKNGAFVAFRGSWNRNAGTGYKLVFIPFNQGRPQGYYEEFLTGFLVNPSIPETWGRPVGLLVLPDGSLIFTEESNGRIYRIQYSP, encoded by the coding sequence ATGTTGAATTGGCGTTATTTTCCAATCTTATTTTTAGGGCTGTTAATTGCTTGTCAACAAAATAGCGATCGCAACCTCATCACTTCCCCCATTTCTAATCCTGAATCAACGGCTATTTCTGCTACTCCCGAACCCCCAAAACCGATTTCAACAAAGCCTTTATCCCCCCAACCGATTCGGATTGCTTTAGAAAATTTACCTCAACCCTTTCATAGTAATAGTGCTTCTAAACCGCCTCAAGTTATTGCAATTCCAGATAACCCCGTTTTAAATGTTCCCCCCGGATTTAAAGTTAATATATTTGCTGAAAACCTAGATAATCCCCGTTGGTTAGCCTTAACACCCAAGGGTAATGTATTAGTGACTGAAACCAAACAAAACCGGATTCGGTTATTAAAAGATACCAATCAAGATGGTGTAGCGGATGAGATTACAACTTTTGCTGATGGAGAAAATGGTTTAAATATTCCCTTTGGAATGGCATTTTCACCCAATTATTTTTTCTTGGGAAATACAAACGAAGTCAGACGTTATGCTTATAATAATCAAGATCAACTGACCGGAACTGGGGAGAAAATAGCAACGTTACCCGGAGGCGGATATAACCAGCATTGGACTCGAAATGTTGTTGTTTCTCCCGATAATAAAAAACTGTATGTTTCTATTGGTTCAGAAACGAATGTGAGTGAAGAAAATCTCCCTAGAGCATCAGTTCAAATCATGAATTTAGATGGATCTAATCAACAAACTTTTGCGTCTGGACTTAGAAATCCTGTTGGGTTAGATTTCCATCCCCAAACCACAGAACTCTATACAACTGTTAATGAACGAGATGGCTTAGGAGATGATTTAGTTCCTGATTATTTGACTCGTATTCGTCCAGGAGAATTCTATGGATGGCCCTATAGTTATTTTACACCCAATAACCTTGATCCGCGTCATGTTGAAAATGGTCAAAGTATTCGGCCGGATTTAGTTCAAAAAACATTAAAACCTGATGTTCTGTTTCAAGCCCATTCTGCTGCTTTAGGGTTACAATTTTATGATGGAAATACCTTTCCTAATCAATATAAAAATGGGGCATTTGTTGCTTTTCGAGGCAGTTGGAACCGGAATGCAGGAACGGGATATAAATTAGTGTTTATTCCCTTTAATCAAGGTCGTCCCCAAGGCTATTATGAAGAGTTTTTAACCGGATTTTTAGTTAATCCTTCTATTCCTGAAACCTGGGGTCGCCCAGTCGGATTATTAGTATTACCGGATGGAAGTTTGATTTTTACGGAAGAAAGTAATGGTCGGATTTATCGGATTCAATATTCTCCCTAA
- a CDS encoding NAD(P)/FAD-dependent oxidoreductase: MNSIIFDVAVIGAGVSGLTCAQQFKKAGYSVIILDKSRGVGGRMATRRLSGTRADHGVRYLEAKGEQLQQLIEQLKTCEPLENQLQLWTNTVYEFKDNKLQIPAISQPYYIIPSGMSTVGKFLAQGLNIRLNSRVNALTITPEKTWQCHIESINSNAIESSIIAKFVVIAIPAPQVLMLLEASNIAIESNFIASIKSVEYDPCITVIAGYSIDKSQALPKWRAVSFSDDKILDWVGVDSSKRLNPTQPVFVIQSNRNFAEQYLEETDLTLAGEQLIHQAANTLLPELKTPDWLQIHRWRYGFCRKPLSVSCLTTLTPLPLVCAGDWCGGNQIEGALKSGIEATNWLQTQTSVLKNP, from the coding sequence ATGAATTCAATAATATTTGATGTTGCCGTAATTGGTGCTGGAGTTTCCGGTTTAACCTGTGCTCAACAGTTTAAAAAAGCAGGATATAGTGTGATTATTTTAGATAAATCAAGAGGGGTAGGTGGACGAATGGCAACCCGACGACTATCAGGTACTCGCGCCGATCATGGGGTGCGTTATTTAGAAGCGAAAGGAGAACAATTACAACAGTTAATTGAACAATTAAAAACCTGTGAACCCTTAGAAAATCAACTCCAACTGTGGACAAATACTGTCTATGAGTTTAAAGATAACAAACTCCAAATTCCGGCTATTTCTCAACCGTATTATATCATTCCCTCTGGGATGAGTACGGTCGGAAAATTTTTAGCCCAGGGGTTAAATATTCGCTTAAATAGTCGCGTTAACGCATTAACGATTACTCCAGAAAAAACTTGGCAATGCCATATAGAATCAATCAATAGCAATGCGATAGAATCCTCAATTATAGCAAAATTTGTTGTTATTGCTATTCCTGCTCCTCAAGTGTTGATGTTATTAGAAGCCTCTAATATAGCCATTGAATCTAATTTTATAGCTTCGATTAAATCCGTTGAATACGATCCTTGCATTACAGTCATAGCCGGTTATTCCATTGATAAGAGTCAAGCTCTACCTAAATGGAGGGCCGTTAGTTTTTCTGATGATAAAATATTAGATTGGGTAGGAGTTGATAGTAGTAAACGCTTGAATCCCACACAACCTGTTTTTGTGATTCAGAGCAACAGAAACTTTGCAGAACAATATTTAGAAGAAACTGATTTAACTTTAGCCGGAGAACAGTTAATTCATCAAGCTGCAAATACTTTATTACCTGAGTTAAAAACTCCAGACTGGTTACAAATTCATCGTTGGCGTTATGGGTTTTGTCGGAAACCTTTAAGTGTTTCTTGTTTAACAACCCTAACCCCATTACCCTTAGTTTGTGCAGGAGATTGGTGTGGAGGGAATCAAATAGAAGGTGCGTTAAAATCTGGAATAGAAGCCACAAATTGGCTGCAAACTCAAACCTCTGTGTTAAAAAATCCATGA
- a CDS encoding pentapeptide repeat-containing protein — translation MKVIAFVIKTGLILSFILGWTVPSEATNLKTIEQLVKTKACPSFLWQSCNLEGANLEGFDLSNAQLSGANLRQANLKNANLRYANLSGGNLRNAHLENANLLGANLSHTQLSEANLTHASLLEANFTLANLTHANLEKSTLLGARLWGTNLTQANLTYASLRGTNLQYANLEKSNLSFAELNSLLFRDSPQFTNLSNANLEGANLEGVNLETVILEGAVMPDGSIHE, via the coding sequence ATGAAAGTGATTGCTTTCGTGATTAAAACAGGGTTAATTCTGAGTTTTATATTAGGTTGGACAGTCCCCTCTGAGGCGACCAACCTCAAAACGATAGAACAATTAGTTAAAACTAAAGCTTGTCCTTCATTCCTTTGGCAAAGTTGTAACTTAGAAGGAGCGAATTTAGAAGGATTTGATTTATCGAATGCTCAGTTGTCAGGAGCAAATTTAAGACAAGCAAATTTAAAAAATGCCAATTTAAGATATGCTAATTTATCAGGAGGTAATTTGCGAAACGCTCATTTAGAAAATGCCAATTTATTAGGAGCAAATCTCAGCCATACTCAACTATCAGAAGCCAATTTAACCCATGCTAGTTTATTAGAAGCGAATTTTACTTTAGCTAATTTAACTCATGCTAATTTAGAAAAATCAACCTTATTGGGAGCCAGATTATGGGGAACAAACTTAACGCAAGCGAATTTAACTTATGCCAGTTTACGAGGCACTAATTTACAATATGCTAACTTAGAAAAAAGTAATTTAAGCTTTGCCGAATTAAACAGCTTATTGTTTCGAGATTCCCCTCAATTTACAAATCTCAGTAATGCTAATTTAGAAGGAGCAAACCTAGAAGGGGTTAATTTAGAAACCGTGATTTTAGAAGGTGCTGTCATGCCGGATGGTTCAATTCATGAGTAA
- a CDS encoding PD-(D/E)XK nuclease family protein, protein MTRFRLSQQHLNLLSLCPRKFQYTYLDQLVSPISPEDEERITWGNRFHLLMQQHELGLPVEALLTEDLELKRCYTEFLTVASDIFTLNSDQQNFRFREAEHYRSLNFKDDLLVAVYDLIKAEEQQAQIFDWKTYPRPQNRHLLEQSWQTRLYLYLLVETSQYLPEQVSMTYWFVKSPQKQPPQSLHFPYTEQQHQQNKQDLTQLIDQFHHYLEGYEQGEPFPQVDINQGYCKSCQFGIRCQRVPEELALDQPLNSVNFYNIDQIQEVTI, encoded by the coding sequence ATGACTCGATTTAGACTGTCTCAACAACACTTAAATTTGTTGTCTCTGTGTCCCCGCAAGTTTCAATATACCTATTTAGATCAATTGGTTTCCCCCATCTCTCCAGAGGATGAAGAACGTATCACTTGGGGAAATCGATTTCACCTGTTGATGCAGCAACATGAGTTAGGATTACCCGTGGAAGCATTACTCACGGAAGACCTTGAATTAAAACGCTGTTATACTGAATTTTTAACTGTTGCCTCGGATATTTTTACGTTAAATTCTGATCAGCAAAATTTTAGATTTCGAGAAGCAGAACATTATCGAAGTTTAAATTTTAAGGATGATTTATTAGTTGCTGTTTATGATTTAATTAAAGCCGAGGAACAACAGGCGCAAATTTTTGATTGGAAAACCTATCCTCGTCCTCAAAATCGCCATCTTTTAGAACAAAGTTGGCAAACTCGATTATATCTTTATCTTTTAGTTGAAACTAGCCAATATTTACCCGAACAAGTTTCGATGACCTATTGGTTTGTTAAGTCTCCTCAAAAACAACCTCCTCAATCTTTACATTTTCCCTATACTGAACAACAGCATCAACAAAATAAACAAGATTTAACCCAACTGATTGATCAATTTCATCACTATTTAGAGGGTTATGAACAAGGTGAACCCTTTCCCCAGGTTGATATCAATCAAGGATATTGTAAATCTTGTCAATTCGGGATTCGGTGTCAACGAGTTCCTGAAGAATTAGCACTTGATCAACCTTTAAATTCTGTGAATTTTTATAATATTGATCAAATTCAAGAAGTTACAATCTAA
- a CDS encoding cation:proton antiporter, translated as MGNFAEVLAEPIVPFAVLLLVILTVPILFERLKLPGLIGLLVAGVLLGPYGLKILSTELPMMKLLSDIGLLYLMFVAGLEVDIKQFKRRKDRSMGFGFLTFAIPLSAGILVGRLFGWDWNASILIGSLLASHTLLAYPIISKLGVVNNEAVIVTIGATIFTDIGSLLVLAVCIAVHAGDFSIANMAALILALAIYTAVVLFGFDWLGRLFFNKIGKEEGNQFLFVLLVVFLASLGAQLIGVEKIIGAFLAGLAVNEVVGEGAVKEKVVFVGSVLFIPIFFVDLGLLIDLQGFLKSILSFAFPATIVFALLGSKFLAAFFSKLLYKYTNQELLTMWSLSIPQVGATLAAALVGYKAQLINEEVLNSVIVLLLVTATLGPIITSRVAVGLPLSSAEPHIEPDFEVGETLPLAQTFTVVVPVYNPSTERNLIEMAALFAKGHSGQIIPLAITVPHGGNMDVPELETALKKGELLLEKAKELATTLQVSCQSLLRIDDSISQGIVRAAREQKANLIVMGWGRRRGFQARLFGNLIDGVLWDTHCPVAVSRLLIEPQQIQRVLVPVENLGEETVRLLKFAEALGNSGLSITILHLCDRSTSDKGMIWIQSQLAKLTEEKTATNAARIEIEVRRGHDIVRQILTASESADLVVLRATRYRTAAGLAVSDITNQLLDRLTCSVVMLGEPPHIREFY; from the coding sequence ATGGGTAACTTTGCAGAAGTTTTAGCAGAACCGATTGTTCCATTTGCAGTTTTACTGTTGGTTATTTTAACGGTACCCATTCTATTTGAACGGTTGAAACTTCCTGGACTCATAGGATTATTAGTGGCTGGAGTTCTTTTAGGGCCCTATGGGTTAAAAATATTATCAACGGAATTACCGATGATGAAACTTCTATCGGACATTGGGTTACTTTACCTGATGTTTGTGGCTGGTTTAGAAGTGGATATTAAGCAATTTAAACGCCGGAAAGATCGCTCAATGGGGTTTGGTTTTTTAACCTTTGCAATTCCTCTGTCTGCGGGTATTTTAGTCGGTCGTTTATTTGGTTGGGATTGGAATGCCTCAATTTTAATTGGGTCTTTATTAGCTTCCCATACTTTATTAGCTTATCCCATTATTAGCAAATTAGGAGTTGTTAATAATGAAGCTGTTATTGTTACCATCGGAGCGACAATTTTTACAGATATTGGATCATTATTAGTCTTAGCAGTCTGTATAGCAGTTCATGCTGGAGACTTTTCAATTGCTAACATGGCTGCTCTGATTTTAGCCTTGGCAATTTATACGGCTGTTGTTTTGTTTGGTTTTGATTGGTTAGGTAGATTATTTTTTAATAAAATTGGTAAGGAAGAAGGAAACCAATTTTTATTTGTATTGTTAGTCGTTTTTCTGGCTTCTCTAGGTGCTCAATTAATTGGAGTTGAAAAAATTATTGGAGCGTTTTTAGCAGGATTAGCCGTTAATGAGGTGGTCGGAGAAGGAGCCGTTAAAGAAAAAGTTGTTTTTGTAGGAAGTGTTTTATTTATCCCTATCTTTTTTGTAGATTTAGGATTATTAATCGATTTACAAGGATTCCTCAAAAGTATATTATCCTTTGCCTTTCCCGCAACGATTGTGTTTGCTTTACTAGGAAGTAAATTTTTAGCTGCATTTTTTAGTAAATTACTTTATAAGTATACCAACCAAGAACTGTTAACCATGTGGTCATTATCTATTCCCCAGGTTGGAGCCACATTAGCCGCTGCTTTAGTGGGTTATAAAGCACAATTAATTAATGAAGAAGTTCTCAATAGTGTGATTGTATTATTGTTAGTTACGGCAACTTTAGGCCCTATTATTACGAGTCGAGTTGCTGTTGGACTTCCCCTTTCCTCAGCAGAACCCCATATAGAACCTGATTTTGAGGTTGGAGAAACTCTTCCACTCGCTCAAACTTTTACGGTTGTTGTTCCTGTTTATAATCCAAGTACAGAACGTAATTTAATAGAAATGGCAGCTTTATTTGCTAAAGGTCATTCTGGTCAAATTATTCCTCTAGCCATTACGGTTCCCCATGGAGGTAACATGGATGTTCCAGAATTAGAAACGGCTTTAAAAAAAGGTGAATTGCTTCTAGAAAAGGCTAAAGAATTAGCAACTACTTTACAAGTATCTTGCCAATCTTTATTAAGAATTGATGATAGTATTTCTCAAGGTATTGTTCGAGCAGCACGAGAACAAAAAGCGAATTTAATTGTGATGGGATGGGGACGCAGAAGAGGATTTCAAGCTCGTTTATTCGGAAATTTGATTGATGGTGTTTTATGGGATACTCATTGTCCTGTTGCCGTTTCTCGTTTATTAATCGAACCCCAACAAATCCAACGAGTTTTAGTTCCTGTGGAAAATTTAGGAGAAGAAACGGTGAGATTGTTAAAATTTGCAGAAGCATTAGGGAATTCGGGATTATCGATTACCATTTTGCATTTATGCGATCGCTCAACTTCTGACAAAGGGATGATTTGGATTCAATCTCAACTGGCTAAATTAACAGAAGAAAAAACGGCAACAAACGCAGCCAGAATAGAAATTGAGGTCAGACGAGGACACGATATTGTTCGACAAATTCTGACCGCTTCTGAGTCGGCTGATTTAGTGGTTCTCCGCGCAACTCGATATCGTACTGCTGCTGGATTAGCGGTTAGTGATATCACAAATCAATTGTTAGATCGTTTAACCTGTTCTGTTGTGATGTTAGGAGAACCCCCGCATATACGAGAGTTTTACTAA
- a CDS encoding cytochrome c biogenesis protein: METELSLFQKIRAGETLIQKLLKKELLPKLADLRLAILLLLIIAVFSISGTLLEQGQSLEYYQSNYPEHPALFGFLTWKIIIFIGLDHVYRTWWFLSLLVLFGSSLTACTFTRQLPTLKSARRWTYYDKPQQFQSIALSAELTTGSLTVLEALLKKRHYLVFQDGNKLYARRGIIGRIGPIVVHASMLIILAGSIIGSITGFTAQEMVPGGNIFQVKNILDAGQFSQAQIPKDWAVKVNRFWIDYDPDGRIDQFYSDLSVINKQGEEVERKTIHVNEPFRYQGVTFYQADWGIGALRVRVNKSPVFRLPMAPLDTGGQGRIWGTWIPIKPDLSAGVSVLAKDLKGTVLVYNGKGELVSTVREGMSTEVDGVTLFIDEIVGSTGLQIKADPGIPIVYLGFGLLMISVIMSYVSHSQIWALKEGERLYIGGKTNRAKVTFEREIVAILDDLNDLDQNNLLSVGNLSENLQS, encoded by the coding sequence ATGGAGACAGAACTTTCATTATTTCAAAAAATAAGAGCGGGGGAAACCTTAATTCAAAAATTGTTGAAAAAAGAACTTCTCCCAAAATTGGCAGATTTAAGACTCGCTATTTTACTATTATTAATAATTGCGGTTTTTAGTATTTCAGGAACACTGCTTGAACAAGGTCAATCCCTAGAATATTATCAATCCAATTATCCTGAACATCCCGCTTTATTTGGGTTTTTAACTTGGAAAATTATTATTTTTATTGGGTTGGATCATGTTTATCGAACTTGGTGGTTTTTATCGCTTTTAGTGTTATTTGGGAGTAGCTTAACGGCTTGTACCTTTACCCGACAATTACCCACTTTAAAATCAGCCCGTCGTTGGACTTATTACGATAAACCCCAACAATTTCAAAGTATTGCTTTAAGTGCTGAATTAACCACAGGTTCTTTGACAGTTTTAGAAGCTTTACTGAAAAAACGTCATTATTTAGTCTTTCAAGATGGAAATAAACTTTATGCTAGACGGGGAATTATTGGAAGAATAGGGCCGATTGTTGTTCATGCCAGTATGTTAATTATTTTAGCAGGTTCTATTATTGGCTCTATTACGGGATTTACGGCTCAAGAAATGGTTCCCGGTGGCAATATTTTTCAAGTTAAAAATATCCTAGATGCGGGACAATTTTCTCAGGCTCAAATCCCTAAAGATTGGGCGGTTAAAGTAAATCGATTTTGGATTGATTATGATCCTGATGGCAGAATTGATCAATTTTATTCGGATTTATCGGTTATTAATAAACAAGGGGAGGAAGTTGAGCGTAAAACGATTCATGTTAACGAACCTTTTCGATATCAAGGCGTGACTTTTTATCAAGCAGATTGGGGTATTGGAGCCTTACGAGTGCGGGTGAATAAAAGCCCTGTATTTCGCTTACCAATGGCTCCCTTAGACACCGGAGGTCAAGGACGAATTTGGGGGACTTGGATTCCCATTAAACCGGATTTAAGCGCCGGGGTTTCTGTCTTAGCTAAAGATTTAAAAGGAACCGTATTAGTCTATAACGGAAAGGGTGAATTAGTGTCAACCGTCCGCGAGGGAATGTCAACCGAAGTGGATGGGGTGACATTATTTATTGATGAAATAGTTGGAAGTACGGGATTACAAATTAAAGCAGATCCAGGGATTCCGATTGTTTATTTAGGGTTTGGGTTGTTAATGATTAGTGTGATCATGAGTTATGTTTCCCATTCTCAAATTTGGGCATTAAAAGAAGGAGAACGTTTATATATTGGAGGCAAAACTAATCGAGCAAAAGTCACCTTTGAACGGGAAATTGTTGCCATTTTAGATGACTTAAATGATTTAGATCAAAATAATTTACTTTCTGTAGGTAATTTATCAGAAAATTTACAAAGTTAA
- the recJ gene encoding single-stranded-DNA-specific exonuclease RecJ yields the protein MWQIQPTLDVPKWVIPIIQEYAPQSSGQYIAQLLLHRGIKTPQQLVGFLNPQCYQSASPFEFGIEIERAVERLVLARNRQEIVTIWGDFDADGITATSVLWDGLGQFFNRENQQLSYYIPNRLIESHGLNCTGIDQLYQQGCQLIVTCDTGSTNLKEIEYAHQLGIDIIVTDHHTLLEERPPVIAIINPRYLSPDHPLYHLSGVAVAYKLVEALYEILPNIPQRPLEDLLDLVAIGLIADLVQLKGDCRYLAQLGIEKLQQQLKNPTRPGVAKLLELCKRTGDRPTDISFGLGPRINAVSRIYGDAKFCVELLTSRDKKRCQQLALETELANTRRKALQQDVTRDVMAKLRKIDLSTTQVIVLSDAQWPGGVLGLVAGQVAQNYGRPTILLTTEGTINLSSYADQLSQNSEFKLARGSARSVNQIDLYELVKSQSHLLHRFGGHPLAAGLSLPVENIPIFTDAINRQMREQVESDLEEIGQRNIQVDLVCTVAELGVDLFQELKLLEPCGMGNPVPKLLIQNCWFTNAWHSLEQDVRGRKVQYIKTTFELWDESTSTGFPGVWWGHYKDELPEGRSDVLVELDFNTFKKQYEIRVLELYSAENQALISSINFADHPILDYRNQPLDELLSHSGRSQNLLILEDCPTCWEDLQAWFRRAYTQKKPLAIAYTLPELLPPVKIWEQLIGIAKYLSRTHQAVTHQQLRYQLNLGGIPLKIGFEALKLLGFKIEYRDHSCYITRQDLSPLNPSPTLPQLIQTFLIAVQEEQFRRQYFCNVPVSTLEYFAIQTLKNIGVEA from the coding sequence ATGTGGCAAATTCAACCAACTTTAGATGTTCCTAAATGGGTAATTCCTATTATTCAAGAGTATGCACCTCAAAGTTCAGGACAATATATTGCTCAATTATTGCTTCACCGAGGAATAAAAACTCCTCAACAATTAGTTGGATTTTTAAATCCTCAATGTTATCAATCTGCAAGTCCCTTTGAGTTTGGAATTGAGATAGAAAGGGCAGTTGAACGATTAGTTTTAGCCCGAAATCGTCAAGAAATTGTAACCATTTGGGGAGATTTTGATGCCGATGGGATTACGGCAACTTCTGTGTTATGGGATGGATTAGGACAATTTTTTAATCGTGAAAATCAGCAACTATCTTATTATATCCCTAATCGATTAATAGAATCTCATGGATTAAATTGTACCGGAATTGATCAATTATATCAACAAGGATGTCAGTTAATTGTTACTTGTGATACGGGAAGTACAAATTTAAAAGAAATTGAATATGCTCATCAATTAGGGATTGACATTATTGTTACGGATCATCATACTTTACTCGAAGAAAGACCGCCTGTTATTGCCATTATTAATCCCCGTTATTTATCGCCAGATCATCCTTTATATCATTTATCAGGGGTTGCCGTTGCTTATAAATTAGTCGAGGCATTATATGAAATTTTACCCAATATTCCCCAACGTCCCTTAGAAGATTTATTAGATTTAGTTGCCATTGGTTTAATTGCCGATTTAGTTCAACTCAAAGGAGATTGTCGTTATTTAGCTCAATTAGGAATTGAAAAATTACAACAACAATTAAAGAATCCCACCCGTCCAGGGGTCGCTAAACTGTTAGAGTTATGTAAACGAACAGGCGATCGCCCGACGGATATTTCCTTCGGTCTTGGCCCTAGAATTAATGCCGTGAGCCGCATTTATGGAGATGCTAAATTCTGTGTTGAACTACTCACCAGTCGAGATAAAAAACGCTGTCAACAACTCGCCTTAGAAACCGAATTAGCCAATACTCGCCGTAAAGCATTACAACAAGATGTGACCCGTGATGTTATGGCAAAATTAAGAAAAATAGATTTATCAACCACTCAAGTTATTGTGTTATCCGATGCTCAATGGCCTGGAGGAGTTTTAGGTTTAGTGGCGGGTCAAGTGGCTCAAAATTATGGACGACCGACGATTTTATTAACCACTGAAGGAACAATTAATTTATCCAGTTATGCCGATCAATTGAGTCAGAATTCGGAGTTTAAATTAGCTAGAGGTTCGGCTCGTTCAGTGAATCAAATTGATCTCTATGAATTAGTTAAAAGTCAATCCCATCTTTTACATCGATTTGGGGGTCATCCCTTAGCCGCTGGGTTAAGTTTACCCGTAGAAAATATACCGATCTTTACTGATGCTATTAATCGCCAAATGCGAGAACAAGTTGAATCGGATTTAGAAGAAATTGGACAACGGAATATTCAAGTTGATTTGGTTTGCACCGTTGCTGAATTAGGGGTTGATTTATTTCAAGAATTAAAACTATTAGAACCTTGTGGAATGGGCAACCCAGTTCCCAAACTTTTAATTCAAAATTGTTGGTTTACAAATGCTTGGCATTCTTTAGAACAAGATGTTAGAGGGCGAAAAGTTCAATATATTAAAACTACTTTTGAACTGTGGGATGAGTCCACCTCAACAGGATTTCCGGGGGTTTGGTGGGGACATTATAAAGATGAATTACCAGAGGGACGTTCAGATGTTTTAGTTGAACTAGATTTTAATACCTTTAAAAAACAATATGAAATTCGCGTATTAGAATTATATTCTGCTGAAAATCAAGCTCTGATCTCATCGATTAATTTTGCCGATCACCCAATTTTAGATTATCGAAATCAACCCCTAGATGAACTTTTATCTCATTCTGGAAGGAGTCAAAATTTATTAATTCTCGAAGATTGTCCAACGTGTTGGGAGGACTTACAAGCTTGGTTTCGACGCGCCTATACTCAAAAAAAACCCTTAGCGATCGCTTATACCTTACCTGAATTATTACCTCCTGTCAAAATTTGGGAACAACTCATTGGAATTGCAAAATATCTTAGTCGTACCCATCAAGCCGTCACCCATCAACAACTGCGCTATCAATTAAACCTCGGAGGAATCCCTTTAAAAATAGGTTTTGAAGCCTTAAAACTTCTAGGATTTAAAATTGAATATCGGGATCATTCCTGTTATATAACTCGGCAGGATTTATCACCGTTGAATCCTTCCCCAACTCTTCCCCAATTAATCCAAACCTTTTTAATTGCTGTTCAAGAAGAACAGTTTCGGCGGCAATATTTTTGTAATGTTCCTGTGTCAACCCTGGAATATTTTGCTATTCAAACCCTAAAAAATATAGGAGTTGAAGCATAA
- a CDS encoding cytochrome c biogenesis protein CcdA encodes MLETLQTKLYELAQLANDLVQTQLTHLTWVSIAVIFMAGLLTSLTPCMLSMLPITIGYIGGYETENRQQAAIQSIWFALGLATTLAGLGILASFVGQVYGQIGFGLPIIVSVIAILMGLNLLEALPLQLPAFDTMGWIPKQFPQSLKSYLLGLTFGLVASPCSTPVLATLLAWVSTTGDMILGGILLLAYAVGYVAPLVLAGTFTATIKKMLELRKWSNWITPTSGVLLVGFGVFSLVFRLLPVT; translated from the coding sequence ATGCTAGAAACCCTACAAACAAAATTGTATGAACTGGCACAACTGGCAAATGATCTGGTTCAAACCCAACTAACTCATCTAACTTGGGTGAGTATTGCTGTTATTTTTATGGCGGGTTTGTTGACCAGTTTAACGCCTTGTATGTTGTCCATGTTACCGATTACCATTGGCTATATTGGCGGTTATGAAACTGAAAATCGACAACAAGCCGCCATTCAATCCATTTGGTTTGCATTAGGACTGGCTACCACCTTAGCTGGGTTAGGAATTCTGGCATCTTTTGTTGGACAAGTGTATGGTCAAATTGGCTTTGGTTTACCCATTATTGTGAGTGTGATTGCAATTTTAATGGGGTTAAATTTATTAGAAGCTTTGCCCTTACAACTGCCTGCTTTTGATACAATGGGATGGATACCTAAACAGTTTCCCCAAAGCTTGAAATCCTATTTATTAGGGTTAACTTTTGGGCTAGTTGCTTCTCCCTGTAGTACCCCCGTTTTAGCAACATTATTAGCCTGGGTTTCTACAACAGGAGATATGATTTTAGGAGGAATTTTATTGTTAGCTTATGCAGTGGGTTATGTTGCACCCTTAGTATTAGCAGGAACCTTTACAGCCACGATTAAAAAAATGCTAGAACTGCGAAAATGGTCAAACTGGATTACGCCGACAAGTGGCGTTTTATTAGTTGGATTTGGTGTATTTTCGCTTGTGTTTAGATTGTTACCCGTTACTTAA